A window from Streptomyces sp. NBC_00299 encodes these proteins:
- the relA gene encoding GTP pyrophosphokinase — protein sequence MPDEAQHLTAAKPESASGPAAKPAPNASHAKNDARGAVEHAQSAPVDKPAEQTRPKPAPPERPAPAVRPNTGQPARTGSSNRVRARLARLGVQRSNPYNPVLEPLLRIVRSNDPKIETATLRQIEKAYQVAERWHRGQKRKSGDPYITHPLAVTTILAELGMDPATLMAGLLHDTVEDTEYGLDQLRRDFGDSVALLVDGVTKLDKVKFGEAAQAETVRKMVVAMAKDPRVLVIKLADRLHNMRTMRYLKREKQEKKARETLEIYAPLAHRLGMNTIKWELEDLAFAILYPKMYDEIVRLVAERAPKRDEYLAIVTDEVQQDLRAARIKATVTGRPKHYYSVYQKMIVRGRDFAEIYDLVGIRVLVDTVRDCYAALGTVHARWNPVPGRFKDYIAMPKFNMYQSLHTTVIGPNGKPVELQIRTFDMHRRAEYGIAAHWKYKQEAVAGASKVRSDAPKSSGKGKDDHLNDMAWLRQLLDWQKETEDPGEFLESLRFDLSRNEVFVFTPKGDVIALPAGATPVDFAYAVHTEVGHRTIGARVNGRLVPLESTLDNGDLVEVFTSKAAGAGPSRDWLGFVKSPRARNKIRAWFSKERRDEAIEQGKDSIVRAMRKQNLPIQRILTGDSLVTLAHEMRYADISALYAAIGEGHVSAQNIVQKLVQALGGEEAATEEIDESVPPARGRSRKRRSSADPGVIVKGVEDVWVKLARCCTPVPGDPIMGFVTRGSGVSVHRTDCVNVDSLSREPERILEVEWAPTQSSVFLVAIQVEALDRSRLLSDVTRVLSDQHVNILSAAVQTSRDRVATSRFTFEMGDPKHLGHVLKAVRGVEGVYDVYRVTSARNRT from the coding sequence TTGCCAGACGAGGCCCAGCACCTGACCGCCGCCAAGCCCGAGTCCGCCTCGGGGCCCGCGGCGAAGCCGGCGCCCAACGCGTCGCACGCGAAGAACGACGCGCGTGGGGCGGTCGAGCATGCCCAGTCCGCGCCCGTCGACAAGCCGGCCGAGCAGACGCGACCCAAGCCCGCCCCGCCCGAGCGCCCGGCACCTGCCGTGCGCCCGAACACCGGCCAGCCCGCCCGCACCGGCTCCTCCAACCGCGTTCGTGCCCGCCTCGCCCGTCTCGGCGTCCAGCGCTCCAACCCGTACAACCCGGTGCTGGAGCCGTTGCTGCGCATAGTGCGCAGCAACGACCCGAAGATCGAGACCGCCACGCTCCGCCAGATCGAGAAGGCCTACCAGGTCGCCGAGCGCTGGCACCGCGGTCAGAAGCGCAAGAGCGGCGACCCGTACATCACGCACCCGCTCGCCGTCACCACCATCCTCGCCGAGCTGGGTATGGATCCGGCCACCCTGATGGCGGGCCTGCTGCACGACACCGTCGAGGACACCGAGTACGGCCTCGACCAGCTCCGCCGTGACTTCGGCGACTCCGTCGCGCTGCTCGTCGACGGCGTCACCAAGCTCGACAAGGTCAAGTTCGGCGAGGCCGCGCAGGCCGAGACCGTGCGCAAGATGGTCGTGGCGATGGCCAAGGATCCCCGCGTCCTGGTCATCAAGCTCGCCGACCGCCTGCACAACATGCGCACCATGCGCTATCTCAAGCGCGAGAAGCAGGAGAAGAAGGCGCGCGAGACCCTCGAGATCTACGCGCCCCTCGCCCACCGCCTCGGCATGAACACCATCAAGTGGGAGCTGGAGGACCTCGCCTTCGCGATCCTCTACCCCAAGATGTACGACGAGATCGTACGGCTGGTGGCCGAGCGGGCACCGAAGCGTGACGAGTATCTGGCCATAGTGACCGACGAGGTCCAGCAGGACCTGCGGGCCGCCCGCATCAAGGCGACCGTCACCGGCCGCCCGAAGCACTACTACAGCGTCTACCAGAAGATGATCGTCCGCGGTCGCGACTTCGCGGAGATCTACGACCTGGTGGGGATTCGTGTACTTGTCGACACGGTCCGCGACTGTTACGCCGCCCTCGGCACCGTGCACGCGCGATGGAACCCGGTCCCCGGCCGGTTCAAGGACTACATCGCGATGCCCAAGTTCAACATGTACCAGTCGCTGCACACGACGGTCATCGGTCCCAACGGCAAGCCGGTCGAACTCCAGATCCGTACGTTCGACATGCACCGCCGCGCCGAGTACGGCATCGCCGCGCACTGGAAGTACAAGCAGGAGGCCGTCGCCGGCGCCTCCAAGGTGCGCTCCGACGCACCCAAGTCGTCCGGCAAGGGCAAGGACGACCACCTCAACGACATGGCGTGGCTGCGCCAGCTCCTCGACTGGCAGAAGGAGACCGAGGACCCGGGTGAGTTCCTGGAGTCCCTGCGCTTCGACCTGTCCCGCAACGAGGTCTTCGTCTTCACCCCGAAGGGCGACGTCATAGCGCTCCCTGCGGGCGCCACTCCCGTGGACTTCGCGTACGCCGTCCACACCGAGGTCGGCCATCGCACGATAGGAGCGCGGGTCAACGGCAGGCTCGTACCGCTCGAATCCACCCTGGACAACGGCGACCTCGTCGAGGTCTTCACCTCCAAGGCAGCCGGCGCGGGCCCCTCCCGCGACTGGCTCGGCTTCGTGAAGTCGCCGCGCGCCCGCAACAAGATCCGGGCCTGGTTCTCCAAGGAGCGCCGCGACGAGGCGATCGAGCAGGGCAAGGACTCCATCGTCCGCGCGATGCGCAAGCAGAACCTGCCGATCCAGCGCATCCTGACCGGCGACTCGCTCGTCACGCTCGCCCACGAGATGCGCTACGCGGACATCTCCGCGCTCTACGCGGCGATCGGCGAGGGCCACGTCTCCGCGCAGAACATCGTCCAGAAGCTCGTCCAGGCTCTCGGCGGCGAGGAAGCCGCCACGGAGGAGATCGACGAGTCGGTCCCGCCGGCCCGTGGCCGCAGCCGCAAGCGCCGTTCCAGCGCCGACCCGGGCGTGATCGTCAAGGGCGTCGAGGACGTGTGGGTCAAGCTGGCCCGCTGTTGTACGCCCGTACCTGGCGATCCGATCATGGGCTTCGTCACCCGCGGCAGTGGAGTATCGGTTCACCGCACCGACTGTGTGAACGTGGACTCCCTGTCCCGTGAGCCCGAGCGCATCCTCGAGGTCGAGTGGGCGCCCACCCAGTCCTCGGTCTTCCTGGTCGCCATCCAGGTCGAGGCCCTGGACCGCTCCCGGCTCCTCTCGGACGTCACGCGCGTCCTGTCCGACCAGCACGTCAACATCCTCTCCGCGGCCGTCCAGACCTCCCGCGACCGCGTCGCCACCTCCCGCTTCACCTTCGAGATGGGCGACCCGAAGCACCTCGGGCACGTTCTGAAGGCCGTCAGGGGCGTCGAGGGCGTCTACGACGTGTACCGGGTGACGTCGGCGCGCAACCGGACGTAA
- a CDS encoding MBL fold metallo-hydrolase: MLIAGFPAGAWGTNCYLVAPAAGEECVIIDPGHEAAPGVEEALKKHRLKPVAVVLTHGHLDHVASVVPVCGAHDVPAWIHPEDRYMMSDPEKALGRSIGMQLMGELTVGEPDDVKELTDGAKLALAGMELTVAHAPGHTKGSVTFGLPEAADIPPILFSGDLLFAGSIGRTDLPGGDMAEILDSLARVCLPLDDSTVVLSGHGPQTTIGQERATNPYLRQVAAGPGAPEAPRRGM, from the coding sequence GTGCTCATTGCCGGGTTCCCCGCCGGGGCCTGGGGGACGAACTGTTATCTCGTCGCCCCCGCCGCCGGTGAGGAGTGCGTGATCATCGACCCGGGCCACGAAGCGGCCCCAGGAGTCGAGGAAGCGCTGAAGAAGCATCGGCTCAAGCCCGTCGCCGTCGTCCTCACCCACGGCCACCTCGACCACGTGGCCTCGGTCGTCCCCGTGTGCGGTGCGCACGACGTACCGGCCTGGATCCACCCCGAGGACCGGTACATGATGAGCGACCCCGAGAAGGCGCTAGGCCGGTCCATCGGCATGCAGTTGATGGGCGAGCTGACCGTCGGGGAGCCGGACGACGTCAAGGAGCTGACCGACGGCGCGAAGCTGGCGCTGGCGGGGATGGAGCTCACCGTCGCGCATGCGCCCGGCCATACCAAGGGGTCGGTGACCTTCGGCCTGCCCGAGGCGGCGGACATCCCGCCGATCCTGTTCTCGGGCGACCTGCTGTTCGCCGGCTCCATCGGACGCACCGACCTGCCCGGCGGTGACATGGCCGAGATCCTCGACTCGCTGGCCCGCGTGTGCCTGCCGCTCGACGACTCGACCGTGGTGCTGTCCGGCCACGGCCCCCAGACGACCATCGGCCAGGAGCGCGCCACCAACCCCTATCTGCGGCAGGTGGCCGCCGGCCCGGGAGCCCCCGAAGCTCCCCGACGAGGAATGTGA
- a CDS encoding peptidylprolyl isomerase — protein sequence MVSQEQRRRQLAREKFLRQQQRRTSARRKARMRNSVIASVLGVVVIGSLALYTTGVLKDDGAKKENAGAEVSPTPTSKAPDPCEKPAAGKVKTATWKKEPELTVDKSAKYTMKLATTCGDIDIALKASAAPHTVNSFDFLVGKGYLDHSKCHRLTDSGIYVLQCGDPKGTGMGGPGYTIPDENLKDKSLKGGVYPAGTVAMANQYNAQAKQGRNTGGSQFFLVYQDSQLPPDYTPFGTVSEAGMKVLKKIADAGAQAADPTTGNTAPNATVVINKATVTKS from the coding sequence GTGGTCAGCCAGGAACAGCGGCGGCGTCAGCTCGCCCGGGAGAAGTTCTTGCGGCAGCAGCAGCGGCGTACGTCAGCCCGGCGCAAGGCGCGGATGCGCAACTCGGTGATCGCGTCGGTGCTCGGAGTGGTCGTCATCGGCAGCCTCGCGCTGTACACGACCGGGGTACTCAAGGACGACGGCGCCAAGAAGGAGAACGCGGGCGCGGAGGTCAGCCCCACTCCGACCAGCAAGGCCCCGGACCCGTGCGAGAAGCCCGCTGCGGGCAAGGTCAAGACGGCGACCTGGAAGAAGGAACCGGAGCTGACCGTCGACAAGTCGGCGAAGTACACGATGAAGCTCGCGACGACGTGCGGTGACATAGACATCGCGCTGAAGGCGTCAGCCGCACCGCACACCGTGAACTCGTTCGACTTCCTCGTCGGCAAGGGCTACTTGGACCACTCCAAGTGCCACCGGCTGACCGACAGCGGCATCTACGTGCTCCAGTGCGGCGACCCGAAGGGCACCGGAATGGGCGGGCCGGGGTACACGATTCCGGACGAGAACCTCAAGGACAAGAGCCTCAAGGGGGGTGTGTACCCGGCGGGCACGGTGGCGATGGCCAACCAGTACAACGCACAGGCGAAGCAGGGGCGCAACACCGGAGGCAGCCAGTTCTTCCTCGTCTACCAGGACAGTCAGCTGCCGCCCGACTACACACCGTTCGGCACGGTGTCCGAGGCGGGCATGAAGGTTCTGAAGAAGATCGCGGATGCCGGAGCCCAGGCCGCGGACCCCACAACCGGGAACACCGCCCCCAATGCCACGGTCGTGATCAACAAGGCCACGGTCACGAAATCCTGA
- a CDS encoding DUF349 domain-containing protein, with protein sequence MSSDPWGRVDETGTVYVRTADGEQVVGSWQAGTPEEALAYFERKYEGLVVEIGLLEKRVKTTDLSAKDAQTAIDHIREQVDAHHAVGDLDALKTRLDKLVETVGKRREERKQQRAKQSDEARHAKEALVTEAEELAQSDQWRAAGERLRSLVDTWKGLPRLDRKSDDELWHRFSHARSAFSKRRKAHFAQLDAQREEARKTKERLVAEAESLSGSTDWGLTAARYRELMSEWKAAGRAQREHEDDLWNRFRGAQDIFFAARSSVFAERDAEQSENLKLKEELAGEAEKLLPIGDLKGTRAAFRSINERWEAIGHVPRDARPKVEGRMHAVERAIQDAEENEWRRTNPEARARAEGLTGQLQAAVDKLRGQIEQARAQGNNSKADKLERELEGRQALLDQALKGLQEFGG encoded by the coding sequence GTGAGCAGCGACCCGTGGGGCCGCGTCGACGAGACGGGGACCGTGTACGTGCGTACGGCCGACGGCGAGCAGGTTGTCGGCTCTTGGCAGGCAGGCACTCCTGAAGAGGCGCTGGCCTATTTCGAGCGCAAGTACGAAGGTCTGGTTGTCGAGATCGGCCTCCTCGAAAAGCGAGTGAAGACCACCGACCTGTCGGCGAAGGACGCCCAGACCGCGATCGACCACATCCGTGAGCAGGTCGACGCCCATCACGCGGTCGGTGATCTGGACGCCCTGAAGACCCGGCTGGACAAGCTGGTCGAGACGGTCGGCAAGCGCCGCGAGGAGCGCAAGCAGCAGCGGGCGAAGCAGTCCGACGAGGCACGCCACGCCAAGGAGGCGCTGGTCACCGAGGCGGAGGAGCTGGCGCAGTCCGACCAGTGGCGGGCTGCCGGTGAGCGGCTGCGTTCCCTGGTGGACACCTGGAAGGGCCTGCCGCGACTCGACCGCAAGTCGGACGACGAGCTGTGGCACCGCTTCTCGCACGCCCGGTCGGCGTTCTCCAAGCGCCGCAAGGCGCACTTCGCGCAGCTGGACGCGCAGCGCGAGGAGGCACGCAAGACCAAGGAGCGGCTGGTCGCCGAGGCCGAGTCGCTGTCCGGTTCGACCGACTGGGGTCTGACGGCGGCGCGCTACCGCGAGCTGATGTCGGAGTGGAAGGCGGCCGGCCGCGCCCAGCGCGAGCACGAGGACGACCTGTGGAACCGCTTCCGCGGTGCCCAGGACATCTTCTTCGCCGCCCGCAGCTCGGTCTTCGCCGAGCGTGACGCCGAGCAGTCGGAGAACCTGAAGCTGAAGGAGGAGCTGGCCGGCGAGGCCGAGAAGCTCCTGCCGATCGGCGACCTGAAGGGCACGCGTGCCGCCTTCCGCTCGATCAACGAGCGCTGGGAGGCCATCGGCCACGTGCCGCGCGACGCCCGCCCGAAGGTCGAGGGCCGGATGCACGCCGTCGAGCGGGCCATCCAGGACGCCGAGGAGAACGAGTGGCGCCGGACCAACCCGGAGGCACGCGCGCGTGCCGAGGGGCTGACCGGTCAGCTCCAGGCCGCCGTGGACAAGCTGCGGGGCCAGATCGAGCAGGCACGTGCGCAGGGCAACAACTCCAAGGCCGACAAGCTGGAGCGTGAGCTGGAGGGCCGCCAGGCGCTGCTGGACCAGGCTCTGAAGGGTCTCCAGGAGTTCGGCGGCTGA